The following coding sequences lie in one Chelonia mydas isolate rCheMyd1 chromosome 6, rCheMyd1.pri.v2, whole genome shotgun sequence genomic window:
- the LOC102935656 gene encoding signal-regulatory protein beta-1 isoform X2 produces MGLGGLLIPLLILGVAGSPLRIVTDPSSQALLGSGALLKCRFAVGGPVDLRSLRVQWFLFEETIAQYDQGRGQSQPGASMSEQELETGDASLSLSRVTVSDEGPYQCVVGYGTEQLQGETTLRVLAAPRLSIPRRAAGRDAASSFPCHVWGFYPGDVTVTWLRDGRVLTDVTPSAPQRNPDGTFNLTLTYTFTPTASDSGSLFSCRVSHTALAQPLREEFALDVTAALRISVPQRSGTIFTASSFPCHVWGFYPRDIAVTWLRDGRVRTESTYSTPEGNPDGTFHLTLTYTFTPMAWDRGSLFSCRVTHSALAQPLQEEFALTFSWLTGDIVVLVFGILLLVAFLLLFAYRVSQGKTYQTVMTFPSVAIRTSDLLGYSNP; encoded by the exons CTGGGGGGTCTCCTCATCCCCCTCCTCATCCTCGGGGTGGCCG GTTCCCCACTGCGGATAGTCACAGATCCCTCCTCCCAGgccctgctgggctctggggcgCTGCTGAAATGTCGGTTTGCCGTCGGGGGGCCAGTCGATCTGCGCTCCCTGCGGGTTCAGTGGTTTCTGTTTGAGGAGACGATCGCGCAGTACGACCAGGGCAGGGGACAATCCCAGCCCGGAGCGAGCATGTCGGAGCAGGAGTTGGAGACGGGGGACGCCTCCCTGTCGCTCTCCAGGGTGACGGTGTCGGATGAGGGGCCGTATCAATGTGTGGTTGGTTACGGTacggagcagctgcagggagagacgACCCTCCGTGTGCTCG ctgctcccagactCTCCATCCCCCGGCGAGCGGCCGGGAGAGACGCAGccagctccttcccctgccaCGTGTGGGGATTCTACCCCGGGGACGTCACCGTCACGTGGCTGAGAGACGGGCGGGTTCTGACCGACGTCACCCCGTCTGCCCCCCAGAGGAACCCGGACGGGACCTTCAACCTCACCCTGACCTACACCTTCACCCCCACCGCGAGCGACTCCGGCAGCCTCTTCTCCTGCCGCGTCAGCCACACGGCTCTGGCTCAGCCCCTGCGGGAGGAGTTCGCCCTGGATGTCACAg CCGCTCTGAGGATCTCCGTCCCCCAGCGATCGGGAACGATCTTTACAGCGAGCTCCTTCCCCTGCCACGTGTGGGGATTCTACCCCCGGGACATCGCCGTCACCTGGCTGAGAGACGGGCGGGTTCGGACTGAATCCACGTATTCTACCCCCGAGGGGAACCCGGACGGGACCTTTCACCTCACCCTGACCTACACCTTCACCCCCATGGCCTGGGACAGAGGCAGCCTCTTCTCCTGCCGCGTCACCCACTCGGCTCTGGCTCAGCCCCTGCAGGAGGAGTTCGCCCTGACTTTCTCAT GGTTGACAGGTGACATCGTCGTACTTGTCTTTGGGATCCTCCTGCTCGTCGCTTTCCTACTGCTGTTCGCATACCGGGTCTCCCAAGGGAAGACCTACCAGACAG
- the LOC102935656 gene encoding signal-regulatory protein beta-1 isoform X1, producing MELGGLLIPLLILGVAGSPLRIVTDPSSQALLGSGALLKCRFAVGGPVDLRSLRVQWFLFEETIAQYDQGRGQSQPGASMSEQELETGDASLSLSRVTVSDEGPYQCVVGYGTEQLQGETTLRVLAAPRLSIPRRAAGRDAASSFPCHVWGFYPGDVTVTWLRDGRVLTDVTPSAPQRNPDGTFNLTLTYTFTPTASDSGSLFSCRVSHTALAQPLREEFALDVTAALRISVPQRSGTIFTASSFPCHVWGFYPRDIAVTWLRDGRVRTESTYSTPEGNPDGTFHLTLTYTFTPMAWDRGSLFSCRVTHSALAQPLQEEFALTFSWLTGDIVVLVFGILLLVAFLLLFAYRVSQGKTYQTVMTFPSVAIRTSDLLGYSNP from the exons ATGGAGCTGGGGGGTCTCCTCATCCCCCTCCTCATCCTCGGGGTGGCCG GTTCCCCACTGCGGATAGTCACAGATCCCTCCTCCCAGgccctgctgggctctggggcgCTGCTGAAATGTCGGTTTGCCGTCGGGGGGCCAGTCGATCTGCGCTCCCTGCGGGTTCAGTGGTTTCTGTTTGAGGAGACGATCGCGCAGTACGACCAGGGCAGGGGACAATCCCAGCCCGGAGCGAGCATGTCGGAGCAGGAGTTGGAGACGGGGGACGCCTCCCTGTCGCTCTCCAGGGTGACGGTGTCGGATGAGGGGCCGTATCAATGTGTGGTTGGTTACGGTacggagcagctgcagggagagacgACCCTCCGTGTGCTCG ctgctcccagactCTCCATCCCCCGGCGAGCGGCCGGGAGAGACGCAGccagctccttcccctgccaCGTGTGGGGATTCTACCCCGGGGACGTCACCGTCACGTGGCTGAGAGACGGGCGGGTTCTGACCGACGTCACCCCGTCTGCCCCCCAGAGGAACCCGGACGGGACCTTCAACCTCACCCTGACCTACACCTTCACCCCCACCGCGAGCGACTCCGGCAGCCTCTTCTCCTGCCGCGTCAGCCACACGGCTCTGGCTCAGCCCCTGCGGGAGGAGTTCGCCCTGGATGTCACAg CCGCTCTGAGGATCTCCGTCCCCCAGCGATCGGGAACGATCTTTACAGCGAGCTCCTTCCCCTGCCACGTGTGGGGATTCTACCCCCGGGACATCGCCGTCACCTGGCTGAGAGACGGGCGGGTTCGGACTGAATCCACGTATTCTACCCCCGAGGGGAACCCGGACGGGACCTTTCACCTCACCCTGACCTACACCTTCACCCCCATGGCCTGGGACAGAGGCAGCCTCTTCTCCTGCCGCGTCACCCACTCGGCTCTGGCTCAGCCCCTGCAGGAGGAGTTCGCCCTGACTTTCTCAT GGTTGACAGGTGACATCGTCGTACTTGTCTTTGGGATCCTCCTGCTCGTCGCTTTCCTACTGCTGTTCGCATACCGGGTCTCCCAAGGGAAGACCTACCAGACAG